From Deltaproteobacteria bacterium:
GTGATGGCCGGCAGCGCGCAATTCTCCGGCGCCGGCAGCAGTGCGCTGGTCGGCATTTCCAAAGGCAACGCGCCGATGAAGACCGTGCTCGCGCTCAACGATCAAGTCTTACAATGGGTGGTCGCCCGGCCCAACGTCGCCGGCCCCGCCGATCTCAAAGGAAAAAAAGTTGCGTCCGCCGGTATCGCTTCACTCGGCACTTTCATGCTCAAGCAGATCCTCGCGACCAAGTACGGCGTCGATGGCAAAGAAGTGATCTTCATCGACCCAGGACCGCTCAACCGCCTGCCCTCGCTCATGTCCGGCGCCGCCGATGCCGCCATCGTCAGCGCCGAGGAACGCTACCAGGCCGTCGAGCAGGGCATGAAAGACTTCATGTACTTGGGGAAGGAACTTAAAAACTCCTGGGGCACCATCGCGACATCGGACCGCTTCATCAAGGAGCAGCCGAAACAAATGTTGGGCTTCGCCCGCGCCATCATCAAAGCACTGCGCTATTTCCGCGCCGACCGCGAAGGCGCCATCGCCGCCGCGGTGAAATTCACCGAGTCCGACCGCACGCTCGTCAGCCGTATGTACGACGACATGGTGAAGTCGTTTACCACCGCGGGTCACGTCGACGAAGAAACCCAGAAAAACGATCTGGCGATCGTCAAACTAGTCGCGGAAGTCAACGAAGTCGTACCCAACAACAAAGCCTACGACTTCAGCTTCGCGCGCCAAGCCGAAGCGCAACTGAACAAACAAGGGT
This genomic window contains:
- a CDS encoding ABC transporter substrate-binding protein codes for the protein MSKSSFIVDIIFAIVVFSSTVYAADTITVALTAKAFQYTILPVTQERGYMKEEGLDMKLTYMQSGPSLQAVMAGSAQFSGAGSSALVGISKGNAPMKTVLALNDQVLQWVVARPNVAGPADLKGKKVASAGIASLGTFMLKQILATKYGVDGKEVIFIDPGPLNRLPSLMSGAADAAIVSAEERYQAVEQGMKDFMYLGKELKNSWGTIATSDRFIKEQPKQMLGFARAIIKALRYFRADREGAIAAAVKFTESDRTLVSRMYDDMVKSFTTAGHVDEETQKNDLAIVKLVAEVNEVVPNNKAYDFSFARQAEAQLNKQGWKP